The following nucleotide sequence is from Bacteroidota bacterium.
GGCTGTATAAACAAGCTTTCCAAAAATTTTTCGAAAGAAAATAGCTTCTGCGTTTTTTTATTCCCTTCAATTCTGTCGAAATGTTTGTCTTAATTTTTATCTGGTAAGCTTTTTATTATTTTTGCAAGCTGAATAAAAAACTACCTCCCTTGAAACTCATCTCACAAGGTTCGCACCTTTCGGGTACCATAGAGATTCCCGGATCGAAATCGCATACCATACGTGCAATTGCCATCGCCACCATGGCCGAGGGCATTTCTGTACTCCATTCTCCGTTAATGTCTGACGATACCTATGCGGCCATGAAAGCAGCCGAGACTTTTGGCGCAAAAGTGAAGCACATTGACGACAAACTGGTGATTGAAGGGATAGGCCACAATGAAATACCAGATAAGCTATTTATCGATGTGGGAAACTCAGGAACCACCCTGCGCATATTCACTGCCCTTGCTGCTACCTTTGGCAAAACCACTACTTTCGATGGCGATCATTCGGTGCGGCAAAGGCTTATGACTCCTTTGTTCAAAGCACTGCGCAGCATGGGTGCCACGATAGAATCGACAAACGACAAATGCCCCTTCACCATTACCGGACCTATCCAGGGAGGAAAAGCCAATGTCGATGGCATAAGTTCGCAGTTTCTTACCGCCTTGCTTTTTGCTACACCCCTTATCGAAGGTGACTCAGAAATCACCGTCGATAACCTGCACGAAAAACCCTATGTGCAAATCACCCTCGATTGGCTCAACAAACAAAAGATACACTATAAAAACCAAGGGCTCGATTGGTTTTCGGTAAAAGGAGGTCAGCGTTACCAGGCTTTCGAATCGCGCATTGCAGCCGATTTCTCCTCGGCTACTTTTGCGGTTTGTGCGGCTGCCATCACCCGCTCTGAAATACTTATCAGAGGGCTCGATTTCGACGATTACCAGGGCGATAAGGCCATTTTCGATTTTATGGCTCAAATGGGAATGGCAGTAACCCATACCAACGAAGGAGTAATCGTAAAATGTACTCAACTGAAAGGTG
It contains:
- the aroA gene encoding 3-phosphoshikimate 1-carboxyvinyltransferase — protein: MKLISQGSHLSGTIEIPGSKSHTIRAIAIATMAEGISVLHSPLMSDDTYAAMKAAETFGAKVKHIDDKLVIEGIGHNEIPDKLFIDVGNSGTTLRIFTALAATFGKTTTFDGDHSVRQRLMTPLFKALRSMGATIESTNDKCPFTITGPIQGGKANVDGISSQFLTALLFATPLIEGDSEITVDNLHEKPYVQITLDWLNKQKIHYKNQGLDWFSVKGGQRYQAFESRIAADFSSATFAVCAAAITRSEILIRGLDFDDYQGDKAIFDFMAQMGMAVTHTNEGVIVKCTQLKGASLDLNDTPDALPALAVAACFAEGETILGNVKQARLKECDRIAAIATELTKMGANIRELPNGLVIVGGPLTGAEVHGYHDHRMVMALALAGMGASGITHIDTPEAISVTYPSFVNDFKNLGGNLQLQD